In the genome of Streptomyces sp. 846.5, the window GACCGAGGGCCCCGCGGGGGAAGACGGGGCCCTCAATCTGCGGCAACCGGCGTCAGGGCAGCGCCGGTGCTGCGGGAACGGCACCGGGGGAGGGGTGCCGTTTGTCAGTTGGTTCCGGGTTCACCTGGGCAGGGGGCGCGCGCATCGGGCATACGCCTCTGGGCAGGGACGGCGAGGTGGGTGGCTGGCCCACGGGGCCGATTTGACTACTGTGAGTGACTGGCGAGAGTCCGTTCGGAGCGGTTTCCCGGCCTGCTGGGGGCGGTGTTCCACAGTGCCGATCCGCTGCCTCGATGCCACCCCCTCACCAGCATCGTGGGGGATATGGCCGTTGTTGCGCAACAGGTTCGGCACACATCGGCATAGTCGTTTTCTGTGAACCGACGTGCGGCGGTGCCCCTGAGGGCGGTGCGGTGCCGACGTTACGCTCTGCGAGGGGAAGCGCGAGGGGGTGCGCAGTGGGATGTGCGCCGGGGGACGGGTACTGATCCGGGGCGGTCGGAGCCGAGCGTCCCCGGTGCCGACCGCCCCTTCACAACAGATCACTTCAGTCATGACCGGGCGGCTGTCCCCTGCTGCCCGGTCGAGGCGTCGGCGCGAGGTCCCACGACACACCGGTTAGGGCGAGTCTCATCGCGTCGGCGGACTGTTGTGACACTCCACGCGTGGTCCTGCTAGCCGTACACGTCCCCCGGAAGGGGGCTGGGAGCACGTCACTGGCCGGGACGTGAACCCCGTACGGTCATGGGGAACAACGATTCTCCTGATGAGGGGTCACGGCTTCTGGTACCCGGCGAACGAGTGAAGCCGCTATGATGACCGCCATGTTCTGCGCGGCATTCAACTTTAGCTATGGCACCGGAAGCCCCGGTCGCCATGGTGATGCCGTCTGACATCAGGACGAACAGACATCACACAGGCGCCCCGGGCCATCGGCCCGGGGCGCCTGTCGTCTCCCCGGCGCCGGTTCGGCCCCCGGCGCCGTAACCGAGGGAGAACCGTCCATGGACACCAACATCAGCACGAACACGAACACGCTCACCCCCGAGCAGGCCCGGGCGGTGATCGCCGAGGCGCGCGGGCGCATCGACGAGCTGGACCAGCGCATCATCGAACTGGTCCGGCAGCGGATGGGCGTCTCCGCCGAGGTCCAGTCCGCCCGGATCACCACCGGCGGCCCGCGGCTCGCGCTCAACCGCGAACTGGAGATCCTGGCCCGCTACCGTGCCGCGCTGGGCCCGCAGGGCACCGAGGTCGCGATGCAGTTGCTGGAGCTGTGCCGGGGCCGGGCCTGAGCTGTTCCACGAGAGCCGTTCTTAACAAGGGGCAACCTTCCGGGGAATAGCTGAACGGAGAAGGTCCGATTCCTTTCCATGCCTACACAATCTGGCGCGCGGGGTGGGAGAGACCTCGCCGGTGCTGCTGACCTCGGGGTTCACCTCGGGGATGAACGCCGATCCGTTCTCGGACCACCAGGTCAGCCTGCCGCTCTACATCTGGAACTACGTCAGGTATCCCGCGCCGGACATGGTGGCCCGCGGCTTCGCCGCCGCGCTGACGCTGATGGCGATGGTGCTGGTGCTCTTCGTCACGGCCCGGCTGATCGGCGGCCGCCGCCCGGGTGAGCTGAGCCGTCGTCAGCGCCGAAGGCTCCGGCGGGAGATGGCCGCGGCATGAGTCGAACCGGAACCGGAGGAGAACCCATGTCAGCGACACCCCGCGGGGCCGGTCGCCCGTCGCGCCTGCTGGCTGTTCTGGTCTGTGCCGTCGCCCTGCTCCTGGTGCAGAGCGGCACTGCCGACGCCGCGACCTCGCTCAACGGTGACGGCTCCAGTTGGGCGGGGCCCGCGCTGGACCAGTGGCGGCAGGACGTGGGTCCGCAGGGAATCAACATCAACTTCTCGCCGGTCGGCTCCGCCGCCGGGCGCCAGCAGTGGAGCCTGGGCCAGGACGATTTCACCGCCTCCGACGTGCCGTTCCGTACCCATGCCGACGCCGGTATGCCGACCAACGGCGGGCAGACCTTCAACGGTGCGGAGAACCCGGTCTACGACTTCTCCTACGTCCCGGTCACGGCCGGCGGCACCGCGTTCATGTACCACCTCACCGTCGGCGGCAAGTTGGTCCGCAACATGCGGCTGTCGCCCGCCACCCTGGTGAAGATCTTCACCGGGGCGATCACCTACTGGGACGACCCGACGATCGTCCACGAGTACGGCAGCGCTCTGCCGCACACCCAGATCACCCCGGTGGTCCGCTCCGACGGATCGGGTGCGACCGCACAGTTCACCCGGTACATGGAGCACACCTACAAGTCCCAGTGGGACGCCTACTGCCAGGCCCAGGTCCATTCGACCTGCGGCGACTACACCGAGTTCTTCCCGCGGTCGGGCGTCATGGTCGCGCAGAACGGCTCCGACGTGGTCGCCGACTACATCCAGTCGCCCACCGGCGAGGGCACCATCGGGTACGACGAGTACGCCTACGCCAAGCGCGCCAACTGGCCCGTGGTGAAGGTGCTCAACCCGGCCGGGTACTACACCCTGCCGACCGCCTCCAATGTGGCCGTGGCGCTGACCGCGGCCAGGATCCGCGGCGTGGACGACAACACCTCGCCCAACGATCCCAACTACCTCCAGCAGAACCTGGACGGCGTCTACACCAACAGCGACCCGCGCTCCTATCCGGTCTCCAGCTACAGCTACCTGATCGTGCCGAGGGCCGGCGAGTCGCGTGGGGTGCCGCCGCGCTTCACCACGGCCAAGGGGTCGGCGCTCAGCCGCTACATCGGCTACATCCTCTGCGCCGGGCAGGGCGAGGCCGACCAGCTGGGGTACTCGCCGATCCCGCGCGGGCTGGTGAAGGGCGGTCTGCTCCAGGTCGCGCACGTCCCGGGGAACGCCAGCGGCGTCGACCCCAACACGCTCGGCAACTGCCCCAACCCGACCTTCAACGCGGCCGGACAGCTGACGGTGCTGACCCAGGCTCCGCAGCCGAGCCCGTGCGACAAGGCGGGAGAGCCGCTGACCTGCACGGTGCAGGCGAACGGGCAGCCCAGCACCCAGGGCAGCGGGTCGGGCTCCGGCGGTTCCGGCTCCGGGACGGGGGGCAGCAGCGGCTCGTCCGGCAGCACGGGCGGTACCGGCAGCAGCGGGGGGACGGGGACCTCGGGGACCGGCGGCGGGGCGAGTGGCGGCGCCACCGGTTCGGCCTCGGGCTCCGGAGGGTCCACCGGCGGAAAGGTCGATCCGGAAACCGGTCAGGTGGTCCCGACCTCGGGCACCGGGACCGGCAGCGGGGACGGATCCGGGAACGGGGCCCCCGCCACCATCGTCTCCCTGGCCGGACGGCACGACGACGCCCTGCTGAGCTCGCTCACCGCGCTCGAACTGCTCGCCGTCGTCAGCGTGCCCCCCGCTGTCGGCGGCTACCTGGCCCGGCGTCGGCGCCTCCTCTCCCTTGGCGCCGGCGCCGGGCCCCACCCCGACGGCGACAGCGGGGGTACCGGCAGCGGCGGCAGCGAGGAGGCAGGCCGATGAGCGCCCCGCCCCTGGACCGTCCGGCGGTCACCGCGCCTCCGGCGCCGCCCGAGCCCCCCGCGGTCCCCAGCACCGCGGCCGACCCGGCGCCGGTCCGCCCCCGCCGGCCCCCGGTGTCGCCGGGACGGCGGCGACTGCTCCACATCGCCACAGTCGTCAGCCTGTCGGGCTTCCTGCTGGTCGGCTTCGCCGTGTACCTGCTCGCCTTCGCGGGCCTGCAGGAGCAGCACTTCCAGTCCACCTCCTACAAGTCCTTCGCGCTGGACCTCGGCAACGCGGTGGCGCCGACCGGCAGCGCCCCCGACGGCGCGCCGGTCGCCGTCATCGACATCCCCGCCATCGGACTGCACTCGACCGTGGTCGTCGAGGGCACCACCGGACGGGACCTGATGCGCGGCCCCGGACACCGCAGGGACACCGCGCTGCCCGGTCAACAGGGCGTCAGCGTGCTCTACGGACGCACCGTCACCTTCGGCGGCCCGTTCGCCGACATCACCGCGCTCCGGACCGGGGACCGGATCTACGCCACCACCGGGCAGGGCCGGTTCAGCTACACCGTCGACGCCTTCGGCGACGGCGGCCACCCGATCAGGGACACCGCGACCGCACGGCTGGTCCTGGTCACCGGGAACTCCAGCTGGATCCCCACCGGCACGACGATCGTCGGCGCCCGGCTCGACGGCACGGCGGCGCCGAACCCGGGCGGCCGTCCGGCCGTGGTCGCCCAGGACAGGGCACTGGCCGCCGACGACTACGGGCTCGCGCCGCTGCAGTTGTGGTCGCTGGCGCTGCTGGGCGCGGTGCTGCTGACCACCGTCGGGTCAAGGGTGTGGCACCCGCAGGCGGCCTACCTGGCCGGAGCCCCGGTCGTGATGGCGCTGCTCTGGAGCGTCTACGAGAACGCGGCCGCGCTGCTTCCCAACCTCTACTGACGGAGAGACGCGATGAGCGACACCACGGCGGCCGACCCGACCGTCCCCATCGCCACCCTCGGCGGCGCCGACGCCGTCGACACCGTGGCCCTGCCCGCCGTCCGGTCGGACGGCACCGACCTCTACGGGATGGAGAGCCGGGGCGTCTCCGCCTGGTTCGGCAGCCACAAGGTGCTCGACCGGGTCTCGTTGGCGATGCGGCCGGGCGAGGTCACCGCGCTGATCGGCCCGTCCGGCTGCGGCAAGTCCACCTATCTGCGGATCCTCAACCGGATGCACGAGATGGTCCGCGGCGCCGCCCTGGCCGGCGAGGTGCTGCTGGACGGGGAGGACGTCTATGCGCCGGGCCGGCGTCCGGCCGACGTGCGGCGCCGGATCGGGATGGTCTTCCAGCGGCCCAACCCCTTCCCCGCCATGTCCCTCTACGACAACGTCGCCAGTGGGCTGAAGCTCGCCGGGATCAAGGTGAGCCGGGACCACCGCGACCATCTGGTGCAGTCCAGCCTGGAGCGGGCCGGGCTGTGGAACGAGGTCCGCAACCGGCTTCGCACCCCCGGCGGCTCACTCTCCGGCGGCCAGCAGCAGCGGCTCTGCATCGCCCGCTCGCTGGCGGTCTCCCCGGACGTGCTGCTGATGGACGAGCCCTGCTCGGCGCTGGACCCCACGTCCACCCGGCGGGTCGAGGAGACCATCGCGGAGCTGCGCGGGCGGCTCACCATCGTGATCGTCACCCACAACATGCAGCAGGCCCTGCGGGTGTCGCAGTCCTGTGCCTTCTTCCTGGCGACCCATGACACCCCGGGCCGGATCGTCGAGGCGGGGGCCACCGGGCAGCTGTTCGGGGACCCGGTGGATCCGCGTACGGCGGACTACGTCAACGGTCGTTTCGGCTGATCAGGGCCGGAACGGGGGACGGCCGGGGGGAGCGCGGGGCGACGGCTGAGCAGAGGGGTGCGCGGGCGACGGTAGGATGGGACTCCCCCCATCGCACCGCCGGAAGGCCGCCCTGTGGCAATCGCGACCCCCGACCACCAGTCGACGACTCCGCACGAGCAGGACACCGTGCTCGTCGTCGACTTCGGCGCCCAGTACGCCCAGCTCATCGCGCGCCGGGTCCGCGAGGCCCGGGTCTACAGCGAGATCGTCCCGTCGAGCATGCCGGTCGCCGAGATGCTGGCCAAGAGGCCCGCGGCGATCATCCTGTCCGGCGGGCCCTCCTCGGTGTACGCCGAGGGTGCCCCGGTGCTGGAGCGGGCGATCTTCGAGGCCGGGGTGCCGGTCTTCGGCATGTGCTACGGCTTCCAGCTGATGGCCGTGGCGCTCGGCGGCACCGTCGACAACAGCGGCGCCCGTGAGTACGGCCGGACCGGGCTGACCGTCTCCCGTCCCGGGTCGACCCTGTTCGAGGGGACCCCGGCCGAGCAGTCGGTGTGGATGTCGCACGGCGACGCCTGCTCCGCCGCTCCCCCCGGGTTCACCGTCACCGCCTCCACCGAGGTGGTCCCGGTCGCCGCGTTCGAGGACGACGCCCGCAAGCTCTACGGCGTCCAGTACCACCCCGAGGTGCTGCACACCACGCACGGCCAGCAGATCCTGGAGCACTTCCTCTACCGCGGCGCCGGTATCGCCCCGTCCTGGACCACGACCAATGTGGTGGACGAGCAGGTCGCGCTGATCCGCGCCCAGGTCGGCGACAAGCGGGCCATCTGCGGCCTCTCCGGCGGGGTGGACTCCGCGGTCGCCGCCGCGCTGGTGCAGAAGGCCGTCGGCGCTCAGCTGACCTGCGTGTACGTCGACCACGGGCTGATGCGCAAGGGCGAGTCCGAGCAGGTCGAGAAGGACTTCGTGGCGGCCACCGGCGTGCAGCTGAAGGTCGTCGACGCCGAGGATCGCTTCCTGACCGCGCTGGCCGGGGTGTCCGACCCGGAGCAGAAGCGCAAGATCATCGGCCGGGAGTTCATCCGGGTCTTCGAGCAGGCCGCCAGCGAGATCGTGGCCGAGGCCGGCGCCTCCGGCGAGTCGGTGGAGTTCCTGGTCCAGGGCACCCTCTACCCGGACGTGGTGGAGTCCGGCGGTGGCACCGGCACCGCCAACATCAAGTCGCACCACAATGTCGGCGGCCTCCCCGAGGACCTGCAGTTCCAGCTGGTCGAGCCGCTGCGCAAGCTGTTCAAGGACGAGGTCCGGATGGTCGGCGCCGAGCTCGGCCTGCCCGAGGAGATCGTCCAGCGGCAGCCCTTCCCCGGTCCGGGGCTCGGCATCCGCATCGTCGGCGAGGTCACCAGGGCCCGGCTCGACCTGCTCCGCGAGGCCGACGCCATCGCCCGCGCCGAGCTGACCGCGGCCGGCCTGGACCGCTCGATCTGGCAGTGCCCGGTGGTGCTGCTCGCCGACGTCCGCTCGGTCGGCGTCCAGGGCGACGGCCGCACCTACGGCCACCCGGTCGTGCTGCGCCCGGTCTCCTCCGAGGACGCCATGACGGCCGACTGGTCCCGGGTCCCCTACGAGGTGCTGGCCAAGATCTCGACGCGGATCACCAACGAGGTCCCGGACGTGAACCGGGTCGTACTGGACGTGACCAGCAAGCCCCCGGGCACCATCGAGTGGGAGTAGCCCACTTCCCCTCGACCGGCTCTGGCTCGGAGTCTCTGGTCATCGGCACTACCGGGGGGTAGCTTCCTGGCGAGGATCCCACCCTGCGAGGAGAGCTGTCATGACCAAGCCGCCGCCTGCTCCGGTTCCCATGGATCAACTGCAGTTCGCGCTGCCGCAGAAGTTCGAGACCGTCGAGGAGGAGCGGCAGCACCGCAAGGAGCGGCTGGTGGTGGCGCTGCGGCTGTTCGGGAAGTTCGGCTTCGAGGAGGGCGTGGCCGGGCACATCACCGCCCGCGACCCCGAGTGGACCGACCACTTCTGGGTGAACCCGTTCGGGATGTCGTTCAAGCGGATCACGGTCAGCGATCTGATCCTGGTGAACCACGACGGCCAGGTCGTCCAGGGCCGTCACCATGTGAACGCCGCCGCCTTCGCGATCCACTCGCAGGTGCACGCCGCGCGCCCGGAGGTGGTCGCGGCCGCGCACAGCCACTCCATCCACGGCAAGACGCTGTCCGCGCTGGGCGAGCTGCTGGAGCCGATCACCCAGGACGTCTGCGCCTTCTACGAGGCCCATGCGCTGTTCGACGACTACACCGGCGTGGTCCTGGACCGGGAGGAGGGCCGCCGGATAGCCGCCGCGCTGGCCGGCCACAAGGCCGTCATCCTGCGCAACCACGGACTGCTGACCGTGGGCGACTCGGTGGACGCGGCCGCCTGGTGGTTCATCACCATGGAGCGGTCCTGCCAGGTGCAGCTGATGGCCAGAGCGGCGGGCAAGCCGGTCCTGGTGGACCACGATAACGCGGTGATCACCCGGGACCAGCTCGGCAACGACCTGGTGGCCTGGATCAACTACCAGCCGCTGGTCGCCGGGCACGAGGACGCGCTGGTCGGCGCGTTCGAGTAGCCGCGCGGGGGTACCGGAACGATGGGGGCGCGCAGATTGAACTTCGCGCCCTCTCCTTGCGTACTGCTCTGGTGTACACAAGGCGGGCTCGGAGAGGCGGAGATACAGCATGGATCTGTCAGAGAAGGCGACACGGTACGCTCTGCTGCCGCTCCGGCTCTTCCTGGGGGTGACCTTCATCTATGCCGGGCTGGACAAGCTCACCGACTCGCACTACCTGGCCGGGCTGAGCGATCCGGCCTCCTTCGCGACGATGACCCAGGGGGTCAAGTCCGGCAGCCCCATCGGGCCGCTGCTGGACCTGGCGCTGAAGGCGCCGACCGCCTTCGCCCTGGCCATCGCGATAGGCGAGCTGGCCGTGGGCCTCGGGGCGCTGTTCGGGCTGCTGGGGCGGGTGGCGGCGGTGGGCGGGGTGCTGCTGAACCTCAGCTTCTTCCTGACCGTCAGCTGGCAGGTGCAGCCCTACTACCTGGGCAATGACCTGATCTATCTGATGGCGTGGCTGCCGCTGGTGCTGGCCGGGATGCCGTACCTGTCCCTGGACGGATGGCTGGCGTCCCGGCGGCGCCGGTCGGCGGGGGCTCAGGGCCTGCGTTCGGACTCGTCGTCGAGCAGCCCGAGCGAGTCCCGGTCGGTGGAGAGGTCCTCGTAGCGGTCCCGCTGGCCGCGAGCCATCCGGTGGACGGCCCCGGCCAGCCCGGCCACGCCCAGGGCGACCAGCAGCAGCGGGATCACCAGCCGGCCGTTCACGCTCAACTGCCCGGCGGCGTCCAGCAGGTAGAGCACGGCGATGGCGACGAAGGCCAGCCCCGCGAGCAGCGAGAACAGATCGAGCTGATGGCGCTTCACTGGGTGACCTCCAGGTCTCCGACCCCGACGTTCAGATCGAGGCTGACGGTGCCGTGCTTGGCGGCGGCCTCGGGGGCGATGTCCGTGGTGCGGTTGGTCGAGACGCCGCCGGCGCTGCTGTCGTCCGGGAGCCGGATGCTGCCGATGCCGACATGGGCGTCGATCTTGAGCTCGGTACCGGGCGGCACGATCACGGTGAGCTTGCCGAAGCCGAGGTGGACCCTGGTGCTCACGGTCTGCCCGGCGGCCGGCGCGGCGCCGCTGAGGTCGAGGGTGGCGTCGCCGCCGTCCAGTTGGTAGCCCGGCTGCACCGCGGCCGCGGCGACCGGGATCCAGGTCTGATGCTGGTACGCGGTGCGCAGGTGGACCGGCCCCGCGCCGACGGCGGCGACGGCGAGGGTGAGCAGCGTCGCCCACACCGCCAGGCTGCGGCCCCGGCCCCAGAGGGAGCAGACGACCATGCCGAGCCCCAGCACCAGCAGCGCCGCGGCGAGCACGGCCAGCACATTGACCGGGCGGTTGTCCTTGGCGGCGACCCACCAGACGGCGCTGCCGGTGATGACGGCGAGGAAGAAGAAGGCCGAGCCGAGGAAGGAGCGCTGACGGCTCCGCCGGGGGGCCGGAACCGGCGCGAAGGCGGGGGCCGGCGGGGGTGGCGGGGGCGGAGGCGGGGATGTCGGTACGGCATCGGTGGGCGCGGTGTCTTTGAGTACGCTGTCGCCGTCCTGGGGCTCTGTCTCCGTGGCCTCCTCCGGGGAGCGTTTGGCCATCGGGTCGGCGCGCTGCCACCAGGCCGGGGCCGGCGGCGGAACCGGGACGGTGGGCTGCTCCGGCGGCGCCGACGGCGGGCTGGTGCGGAACTTCAGACCGAAGACCGAGCCCTCCACGCCGCCCCCGGCCGACTCGGCCTCCTCGGCCGCACCGGTGACCGGCTGTTCCCAGCGGCGCGGGTGCTTGGCCGGGTCGTAGCGCAGTGCGGCGAAGGCCAGCAGCGCGATCAGGGTCAGCGGGAAGATGTGGCCGGTGCTGCCCATGTAGGAGAAGAAGATGCCGGTGCCCAGCACGGTCACCAGCACCGCGCCCAGCGACTGGCCGTCCACCCGGCCCGACAGCAGCCGCTGCAGCTCGTTCCGCCTGGTCTGCTCGACCGGGACGATCAGCCAGGCCAGGCCGTAGATGAACAGGCCGACCCCGCCGGAGAGGCAGAGCACGGCGATCACCACCCGGAACACCACCGGGTCGATGTCCAGGTGCCGCCCCAGACCGCCGCAGACCCCGGCCACCACGCGGCGGTCGCGGCTGCGCTCCAGCGGGGGCCGTGCGGCGCGGGCCGGTTGCGGGCCGGCCGGAGGTGGTGCCTGCGGTGGAGGCGTGTCGTCCTTCATAACCCCATCCTGCTGCCAACGGGGCCCGGAGCCCATCAGGCATCTCCCTGAGCGGACCCTGAGATACCCCCTCGGCAGATACCCGGAGCGCTCCGGACGTGTGACGATCGTGGTGTGGCAGCCACCGACTTCAACCCCGACCCCGCGCAGGCGCCGGCCTCCGTGCCCGCGCCCGGACCTGCGCCCGGACCCGCTCCCGCGCCGGAGCTCCCGCCGGGACCCGCACCGGTGCGCAAGCTGTACCGGATCCCCGACGGGCGGATGCTCGGCGGGGTGGCCAACGGGCTCGCCGCACACCTCGGCGTCGGCCGGTTCTGGGTCCGGGTGGCGTTCGTGGTGCTGCTGCTGGGCAACGGGCTGGGTGCGCTGCTGTACGCGGCCTTCTGGTTCGCGGTGCCGATGGGGCTGCGCGCCGGGGCGCCGCCCGCGACGACCTGGCAGGTCGGGAACATCGGCCCGTACTCGCTGGAGAAGCAGCAGCGCGGGCTGCGGCGGGTCCGGCAGCTGCTGCAGCAGACCCTCCAGGGCGAGCCGACCGTGGACGGGCGGAGCGCCCCGGGCGCGGGCTCGACCCGTCCGGCGACGGGGCCGGGATCGGCGGAGGACGAGGAGCACCGCGGCCCGCTGCTTGCCTTGATCGCCGTCGTCGCCGGACTGCTGGTGTTCCTCAACACCGTGACCAAGCAGGCGACTTCGCCCTACATCTGGCCGATACTGCTGGCCGGTCTCGGCGTCGCCGTGGTGTGGCGGCAGGCCGACGACGCGCGCTGGGCGCGCTGGTTCTCGCTCGGCGAGAGCAAGCGCAGCACCACCCTGCTGCGGACCCTGGCCGGGGTGCTGCTGGTCGCCGCCGGGGTGGTCGGCTTCCTGTTCGTCTCCGGGACGCTCTCCGACTTCGCCAAGGTCGCGCAGGCCGTCCTCGCCGTCCTGGCCGGGGCGCTGCTGCTGGGCGGCCCCTATCTGCTGCGGATGTGGCAGGACCTGGGCACCGAGCGCGGCGAGCGGATCAGGGCGCAGGAACGAGCCGAGGTGGCCGCCCATCTGCACGACTCCGTGCTGCACACGCTCACCCTGATCATGCGCAACGCCGAGGACCCCAAGGAGGTGACCCGGCTGGCCCGGGCCCAGGAACGCGACCTGCGGCAGTGGCTCTACCGCCGGCCGTCCGGCGCCGACGAGGCCGAGGCGGCGGCGGACACCCTGGCCGAGTGCGCCCGCAAGGTCGCCGCCGAGGTGGAGGACCTGCACGGGGTGCCGGTCGAGGTGATCGTCGTCGGCGACTGCCCGATGGACGAGGGACTGGTGGTGCAGTTGCAGGCCGCCAGGGAGGCGCTGGTCAACGCGGCCAAGTACGGTGGCGGCGAGCCGGTCTCGATGTACGCCGAGGTCGAGGGGAACACCGTCTGGGTGTTCGTCCGCGACCGCGGCCCCGGTTTCGACCTGGACTCCGTGCCGGAGGACAGGATGGGCGTGCGCGGATCGATCATCGGTCGGATGCAGCGCAACGGCGGGCACGCGCGGGTACGTCCGGCTCCCGCCGGCGGTACCGAGGTCGAACTTGAGATGGAGAGGGCGAGCGAGCAATGACGACGGGCGGGGACGAGATGGCTGCCGGAACCGAGAGCTCTCGCAGGGCGCGGGTGGTGCTGGTGGACGACCACCGGATGTTCCGTACCGGCGTGCGCGCCGAGATCGGGCAGACCGAGCGCACCGGCGTGGACGTCGTCGGCGAGGCCGCCGATGTGGAGCAGGCCGTCGCGGTGGTCACCGCGACCCGGCCCGACGTGGTGCTGCTCGACGTCCATCTGCCGGGCGGCGGCGGGGTGGAGGTGCTGCGGCGCTGCGCCCCGCTGATGCCCGGCGGCACCGCGCCGGCGACCTCGCCGGAGGGCGCGGAGGCGGTGCGGTTCCTGGCCCTGTCGGTCTCCGACGCGGCCGAGGACGTCATCGGCGTGATCAGGGGCGGTGCCCGCGGCTATGTCACCAAGACCATCACCGGCACCGATCTGGTCGATGCGATCTTCCGGGTCGCCGACGGCGACGCGGTCTTCTCGCCGCGGCTGGCCGGGTTCGTGCTGGACGCCTTCGCCGCCACCGATACCCCGCCGGTGGACGAGGACCTGGACCGGCTGACCCAGCGCGAGCGCGAGGTGCTGCGGCTCATCGCCCGCGGGTACGCCTACAAGGAGATCGCCAAGCAACTGTTCATCTCGGTGAAGACGGTGGAGAGCC includes:
- a CDS encoding ATP-binding protein — translated: MRKLYRIPDGRMLGGVANGLAAHLGVGRFWVRVAFVVLLLGNGLGALLYAAFWFAVPMGLRAGAPPATTWQVGNIGPYSLEKQQRGLRRVRQLLQQTLQGEPTVDGRSAPGAGSTRPATGPGSAEDEEHRGPLLALIAVVAGLLVFLNTVTKQATSPYIWPILLAGLGVAVVWRQADDARWARWFSLGESKRSTTLLRTLAGVLLVAAGVVGFLFVSGTLSDFAKVAQAVLAVLAGALLLGGPYLLRMWQDLGTERGERIRAQERAEVAAHLHDSVLHTLTLIMRNAEDPKEVTRLARAQERDLRQWLYRRPSGADEAEAAADTLAECARKVAAEVEDLHGVPVEVIVVGDCPMDEGLVVQLQAAREALVNAAKYGGGEPVSMYAEVEGNTVWVFVRDRGPGFDLDSVPEDRMGVRGSIIGRMQRNGGHARVRPAPAGGTEVELEMERASEQ
- a CDS encoding response regulator transcription factor — its product is MAAGTESSRRARVVLVDDHRMFRTGVRAEIGQTERTGVDVVGEAADVEQAVAVVTATRPDVVLLDVHLPGGGGVEVLRRCAPLMPGGTAPATSPEGAEAVRFLALSVSDAAEDVIGVIRGGARGYVTKTITGTDLVDAIFRVADGDAVFSPRLAGFVLDAFAATDTPPVDEDLDRLTQREREVLRLIARGYAYKEIAKQLFISVKTVESHVSAVLRKLQLSNRHELTRWATARRLV